The Pirellulales bacterium DNA window CACCGCGGGCCGCGATGCGCGGAGCGAGCGGATACTCGATTCGTTCCGCGGCCATCGATTTTGGCGGAGCGGCGACAGACGCTTTGGTTCGAACCGCCTGCCGTGGAGCGGGCTCAGCCGGCGATGCCACTTCCGCCGCCGCGGCCGCCTGTTCGACGTGCCGCTCGACATCTTCCTTGAGCAATCGGCCGCCGGGACCGGTCGCGCGGACATCGGCGGCGGCCAGGCCATGTTCGGCCAGCGCTCGCTCGGCGGCCGGCATCACGAACGGCTTCTTGCCATCCGCGGGCGGACTCGGCGCGGGCTCAGGCCTTTCAGCCGCGGCGGGAGACGGCGCGGCGGCGGCCGGCTGAACTGGGCCGATGGCCGTTTGGCCACCGGGTTTCTTTTCGACCGCGACGGTCGCCTCCGGCGCTGAGGGATTTGGTTTAGCGGACGAAGGCGCGCCCACGGCTGGAGTTTCCTTTGACGATGTCGCTTCATCCGGCGCCGATAGATAGCCGATTATCTCGCCGACCGCGGCGGTCTGGCCAGCCTGCTTGAGCATCTTGGCGATCGTTCCGGCGATCGGCGCGGGCAGATCGACGGTTGCCTTATCGCTCTCCAGTTCGACGACCCCTTCGTCCTTCTCGACGCGATCGCCAACCCCCTTGTGCCATTTTCCAATTTGCACTTCGGTGATCGACTCACCGACTTCAGGCACTTTCAATTCGACAGGCATAGATTAAGGACGAAGTTCAAAGTACGAAGTACGAAAGGAAAGACGCGCCTACGGCATGCACAAAGTATGCCGTATGGAGTGCGAAACGATAAGGGGGAGTGCCCGAACCACGAACGATGCAGCCGTAGTCCCGTGGGCTCCTTCGTACTTCGTACTTACTCACACGTCGCCGAATGCGGCCGCGAGGAGCTTTTCTTGCTCGAGGCGGTGGCTGCTCGAGGAGCCGGTGGCGGGACTGGCGGCGCTTTGACGATAGACGCCCATGAACGGATAACGATCGAACAGCTTCTCGCCGAAGTGGCCGCGGAGGAACCGCCAGGCCCCCATATTCTCCGGTTCTTCCTGGACCCAATACACGGGCGTGTTCAGCCGGTATGCGCTTAACACGCTCAGCAGCAAATCCTTGGCCAGCGGATAAAGTTGTTCCATACGGACGATCGCCACGTTGTCGCGCTTCAATTCGGAGCGCTTTTGTTCGAGTTCATAATAGATCTTGCCGGAGCACAGAACGACACGATCCACGTGTTCGGATTCGAGCCAGCCGGCATCGGGAATGATCCGCTGAAAGCTGCCGGTCGCGCAGTCGTCGAGCGACGATACCACCTTCGGATGCCGCAGCAGGCTCTTGGGGCTCATCACCACCAGCGGTTTCCGCCACACACGGAGCACTTGCCGGCGGAGGCAGTGAAAAAACTGCGCCGGAGTGGTCAGGCTGACGACTTGAATGTTGTCTTTCGCCGCCAACGATAGGAATCGCTCCAGCCGCGCGCTCGAATGCTCCGGCCCATTTCCCTCGAAGCCGTGCGGAAGCAACAACACGATGCCGCTCAAGCGGTTCCACTTTTCCTCCGCGCTGACAATGAACTGGTCGATTACCACCTGCGCCGCGTTGCAGAAATCCCCGAACTGCGCTTCCCAAATCACCAAACCGTCCGGGCAATCGAGGCTATAGCCATATTCGAATCCGAGCACCCCCGCCTCCGACAGCGGGCTATTGTAGATTTCCACCGGCGCCTGATCGGGCGCAAGGTGGCGCAGAGGCATGTACGTGTGGCCATCTTGAACGTCGTGCAGCACGGAATGGCGATGGCTGAAGGTGCCGCGCTCGGAGTCCTGCCCGCTGATCCGCACGCGCAAACCTTGCACCGAGAGGCTGCCGAGGGCCAGGGCCTCGGCGGCGGCCCAATCCAGCGGTTTGGCGCCGGTCGCCATTTCGCCGCGGGCGTCGAGCAATCGCTGGATTTTTGGATGCGGGTGAAAGTCCGCAGGCACAACGGCCTGCTTGGCGAGCAGTTCAGCCAACTGCTCCTTCTTCATACCCGTTTCGACCTCGGCCGCCTCGCGCTCGCGTCCGCCGATATAGAAGGCCCAAAAGCTGGCGAGGTCGCTCCGCTGGACATACGCATCGCTCTTGGCGACCGAGAGGTCCTTTTCCATTTTCTCGCGGTGCGCCGCGATCATCTGGTCGGCCTCTTCGCGCGTGATCCCGCCCATTTGTAGCAAGCGATCGAGATACCCTTCGCGCACCGATTTGCGTTTCTCGATGGCCCGATAGAGAGCCGGCTGCGTAAATGCCGGCTCATCCCCTTCGTTGTGGCCGCGACGGCGATAGCAATACATGTCGATCACGATGTCGCGCTGGAACTCGCGGCGGAAATCCATCGCCAGCCGCACGACTTGAGCCACCGCCTCGGGATCCTCGCCGTTGACGTGGAAGATCGGGATTTGCAGCATCTTCGCCACGTCGGTCGCGTAGGTGCAGGATCGGCCTTCGGACGGACTTGTCGTGAAACCGATCTGGTTGTTCACCACGACGTGCAATGTGCCGCCAATCCGGTAACCCTCGAGTTGGCTGAGATTCAAGGTTTCCTGAGTGATGCCTTCGCCGGCAAATGCCGCATCGCCGTGGATCAACAGGCACAGCCCACGGCGGCGCTGCGAATCGTCTACAC harbors:
- the odhB gene encoding 2-oxoglutarate dehydrogenase complex dihydrolipoyllysine-residue succinyltransferase, with product MPVELKVPEVGESITEVQIGKWHKGVGDRVEKDEGVVELESDKATVDLPAPIAGTIAKMLKQAGQTAAVGEIIGYLSAPDEATSSKETPAVGAPSSAKPNPSAPEATVAVEKKPGGQTAIGPVQPAAAAPSPAAAERPEPAPSPPADGKKPFVMPAAERALAEHGLAAADVRATGPGGRLLKEDVERHVEQAAAAAEVASPAEPAPRQAVRTKASVAAPPKSMAAERIEYPLAPRIAARGGREEEFVVMSPIRRRIAERLVEAQQAAALLTTFNEIDMSEVMALRQKHKQAYQERYGVKLGFMSFFVKASVDALKLVPQVNAEVREPHVVYHHYYDIGIAVGGGKGLVVPVLRNAEQMSFGEIELAIADFGRRAGANKLKLEELQGGTFTISNGGVYGSLLSTPIVNPPQSGILGLHAIQDRPVARDGQVVIRPMMYVALTYDHRIVDGREAVTFLKRIKETIEDPARMFLEV
- a CDS encoding 2-oxoglutarate dehydrogenase E1 component, with translation MSNVEERPNSLSLTFVEGLYADYLRDAESVSPDWRHYFDALPQTNGNGTDHAAALDSKFDVVSTPVLTELRPAPVNGEFAEIPTAAIEADAVEVALLQDRVDQLVRAYRVRGHLVAEIDPLGLPRPQLPELDPKTYGFTEADMDRSFSTDTIEGMQVMTLRRILERLRSTYCRSIGVQFMHMDDLRVRHWLQVRMEGSENRLTLSRKEQLRILNRLTTASIFEEFIQKRFLGAKSFSLEGAETLIPLLELAIEKAGEQRIDEIVLAMAHRGRLNVLANIMGKSTQQIFREFADLDPELHFGRGDVKYHLGHSTDWVTSGGRRVHLSLCFNPSHLEFVNPVAIGRVRAKQDRVDDSQRRRGLCLLIHGDAAFAGEGITQETLNLSQLEGYRIGGTLHVVVNNQIGFTTSPSEGRSCTYATDVAKMLQIPIFHVNGEDPEAVAQVVRLAMDFRREFQRDIVIDMYCYRRRGHNEGDEPAFTQPALYRAIEKRKSVREGYLDRLLQMGGITREEADQMIAAHREKMEKDLSVAKSDAYVQRSDLASFWAFYIGGREREAAEVETGMKKEQLAELLAKQAVVPADFHPHPKIQRLLDARGEMATGAKPLDWAAAEALALGSLSVQGLRVRISGQDSERGTFSHRHSVLHDVQDGHTYMPLRHLAPDQAPVEIYNSPLSEAGVLGFEYGYSLDCPDGLVIWEAQFGDFCNAAQVVIDQFIVSAEEKWNRLSGIVLLLPHGFEGNGPEHSSARLERFLSLAAKDNIQVVSLTTPAQFFHCLRRQVLRVWRKPLVVMSPKSLLRHPKVVSSLDDCATGSFQRIIPDAGWLESEHVDRVVLCSGKIYYELEQKRSELKRDNVAIVRMEQLYPLAKDLLLSVLSAYRLNTPVYWVQEEPENMGAWRFLRGHFGEKLFDRYPFMGVYRQSAASPATGSSSSHRLEQEKLLAAAFGDV